The window GGTGCGCGTGGAGAGCCACCCGGTGGAGCCCGAGGAGGGCAGCATCGTCGTCAAGGGCGACGGCCACGTCGTCACCACCTACCAGTCGCGCGGTCAGCTCCCCCCGGAGGCGCTGCTGCTCGCGGTCGGCGTCGGGGCGGTCGTCGCGGTGGGCGTGGTGGCCTGGGCGGTGCACCGCAGGAGGAAGTAGCGCCGGAGCGGCGCACGTTCGGAGGGGTCCGCGTCAGCGGGCCCCTCCGTGTGTGCGGCGACCGTCGGGCCGGGCGTCCAGGGGGCGCTGGGGCGGTGTCCGGCACGGGCCGCGGGCCACGCGCGGGCCCCGGGGCGCCGCCTGTTTCCCCCGCGGGAGTGCCGCCGGCTTCAGCCGGTGGGTGGATCGCGGGCGCCAGGACGTGGGGCCCGCGCCGCCAGGCGGGCTTTGAGGCGTGGACCACCGGCGGGCGGGTTCCGTCAGCTGGCTTCTCCCGCCTTCAGGCGGGGGAGGAGGTCAAAGGAAGGTCTGGCCCTCGCCCCGGTAGGTGGGCACGGCGCCCGCGTACTCGCCGGTGTCGGAGTCCACCAGGTGCAGGGTGTCGAAGCGCTCGCACAGTTCTCCCGCCTTGGCGTGGCGCATCCACACCCGGTCGCCGACGGACAGGCCGTCGGCCGCGGCGCCGAGCAGGGGCGTCTGCACCTCGCCCGCGCCCTCGTTGACGCTGTAGGAGAGCCCGGCGGGCAGGTGGGGGAGCGGGGCGCGGTGGGCGTTCACGGGGCCCGAGGCGGGGTAGCCGCCGCCCAGGGCGGTGGCCACGCCCGGTCCGGGCCGGCGCACGACGGGGAGCGCGAACAGGGCGGCGGGGCGTCCGCCGAAGGAGCGGTAGTGGTCGAACAGGTGCGGGTGGTAGAGCCCCGAGCCCGCCGCCAGCTCGGTCACGGCCCTCTCCCGGCCGGTGGTGTGCAGGCTGCCGGTGCCGCCGCCGTTGACGAAGCGCAGGTCGGCGACCTCCCTGACGGCGTGGACGATGGCGGCGCGGCGCTTGGCCAGCTCCACGGCCGAGCGGCGCTGGACGGCGCGCAGGAGGCGTCCGTAGAGCGGTCTGCCGGGCGGGGCGTCGCCCACCCCGGCGATCTGGCCCTCGTAGGCCATGATCCCGTCCAGCTCCAGTCCGGGGCGGGCCGCGACCGCGCGGGCGAACGCGGCGGCCTGGGCCGGGGTGCGCACGGGGGAGCGGTAGGTGCCCACGCGCAGGCGCGGTCCCACGGGCTGCCAGCTGGTGTCGACGTCCAGGCACACCCGGACCGGCGGGGCGTCGGGGCCGCGGGATTCGGCGGCGTCGGCGACGGCGGCGCCGATCAGGTCCAGGTGCGCGGTGTCGTCCACCATCAGGGTGATCGCGCGGGCGGCGCGGGGGTCGCGCACGAGCCTGGCCAGGGCCTGGCGGTCGACGGTGGGGTAGGCGACGAGGACGTCGTCGCTGAGGGGGCGGTCGCCGGTGGCCAGCCAGAGGGCCTCGGGCAGGGTGAAGGCCATGACGCCCGCGTAGCCGGGCAGGGCGAGGACGGTGCGCAGCAGTTCGCGGCTGCGCACGGACTTGCTGGCGATCCGGATGGGCCTGCCGTGGGCGCGGCGGGTCAGGTCGGCCGCGTTGGAGCGCAGGGCGGCGAGGTCGACGAGGGCGAAGGGGGCTTCGAGTCCGCGTGTGGCGGACTCGTACGTTTCGCGCAGACTTGTCATGTCCTGAGCATGCCAGAACATGAATGTCTTTCATATTCTCGGCGGAAAAGGGGACCCGGTACCCCCGTGGCGGGCGGTCCGCGGACGACCTCGCGACAACCGGCCCCCGGTGTCGCGGGGGCGATACCCTGGGGTGTCACGGCTGATCAGCCGTCCGACCCCGGGAGTGGTTCTTTCCATGAGTGAGCGTGAGTACGTCCTGACCCTTTCGTGCCCCGACAGCCGGGGCATCGTCGCCGCTGTGGCCAACCTGCTGTCCGACCACGGTTGCAACATCACCGAGAGTCAGCAGTACGGCGACCACTACACGGGGCGCTTCTTCCTGCGGATGCAGTTCGTGGCGGAGCGGGGCGGCGACGGCGTGGTGGGGGAGGACGTCCTGCGCGGCGCCTTCGCGGCGCTGGCGGGCGACTTCGGCGGCCGGGGCGGCGACGCGTTCGTGGAGTGGACCCTCAACCCCCGCGACGTGCGCCCGCGCATGATCGTGATGGTGTCCAAGTTCGGCCACTGCCTCAACGACCTGCTCTACCGCCAGCGCAGCGGCCTGCTGGACGCCGACATCGCCGCCGTGGTCTCCAACCACCCCGACCTGGAGTTCCTGGCCGACTCCTACGGCGTGGACTTCCACCACCTGCCGGTCACGGCCGGGAGTAAGAAGGAGCAGGAGGCGCGCCTGCTGGAGCTGGTCGACTCCTACGACGTGGACCTGGTAGTCCTGGCGCGCTACATGCAGGTGCTCTCCGAGCAGCTGTGCGCCAAGATGTCCGGCCGGATCATCAACATCCACCACTCCTTCCTGCCCAGCTTCAAGGGCGCCCGGCCCTACCACCAGGCCCACGCGCGCGGTGTGAAGCTGATCGGCGCGACCGCCCACTACGTCACCGCCGACCTCGACGAGGGCCCGATCATCGAGCAGGAGGTGTCCCGGGTGGACCACACGCACAGCCCGGAGCAGCTCACGGCGATCGGCCGGGACCTGGAGTCGGTGGCGCTGGCGCGCGCGGTCAACTGGCACGCGCAGCGCCGCGTACTGCTCAACGGGGACAAGACGGTCATCTTCGGCTGAGCCGGACGCCCGCCGCGCGGCGGCGGGGTGCGGTCCGCGCACGGGGGCCGGATCATCAACATCCCCACTCCTTCCTGCCCAGGTTCAAGGCCCCCCGGCCCTCCACCAAGCCCACCCGCGGGTGGAAACTGATCGGGCCCCGCCCCATACTCACCGCCAACTTCAAGAGGCCCCATCATGAACAGAAGTGTTCCCGGTTGCCAAACCCACAACCCGGAGAGCTCAAGGGATTCGCCGGGACCGGAGTCGGTGGCGCTGGCGCCGCGCGTCAACTGGCACGCGCAACCCGCGTATGCTCAACGGGGACAAGACGGTCATCTTCGGCTGAGCCGGACGCCCCCGCGCGGCGGCGGGGTGCGGTCCGCGCACGGGGGCGCCCGAGGGCGCCCCCGTGCGTTTTCCTGCCCCGACCAGATCCTCGACGCTGTTTTGGGTCGGAGATGGGACTGACCTTGCCCGTTCCGACCAGGAAAAATTACTCACAGTGCTTTGTCGGATACAGTGTGTATGTATATGGTGTGGTCAGTTCGACATCCTTCCGGCCAGGACACGGGCCCGGGTTTCGGTCCGGCCCTCTGGGAGGGCACATCCGCCGGGAAGACGCGGGGAGCGGTCCGGGGGCGCCTTCGGCGCCGCGACCGTCCGTGCGGCCCGCACACTGCGTAGGGGGACCCAGTGACGGACATGAGAACCGAGACCAAGGTGCCGGGAGCCCGCGAGTCGGGCCGGACCAGCCGGGGGGACTCCTCGCGCGATGAGGGCGGGCGCACCCAGATCGCGGACGGCGTGGTCGCCAAGATCGCCGGCATGGCCGCGCGTGAGATCGGCGGCGTCCACGCCATGGGCGGCGGGACCGCGCGTGCGGTCGGCGCGGTCAGGGACGTGGTGACCCGGGGCGGCGACAGCGGCTCGGTCGCGCGGGGCGTCTCGGTCGAGGTGGGTGAGCGCCAGGCCGCCGTCGACATCGACCTGGTCGTCGAGTACGGAGCCGCCATCCAGGACCTGGCCGCGGCCGTGCGCCGCAACGTCACCTCGGCGGTGGAGCGCATGACCGGGCTGGAGGTCACCGAGATCAACATCCGGGTGGACGACATCCACCTGCCCGACGACGACCGCGGCGAGGACGACGGCGAGTCCGCGCCCCGGGTGCAGTGATGGCGGCCGCCGACGGGGACCCGGGCGAGGTCGCCCGGCGCCTGGTGCGGGAGGCCGAGCGCTTCCCGGACGTGGTGGAGCTGTCCTCGGGGGGTTTCGGCACGCTGACCACGCCCGTCCCCGGAGGACGGGTCCTGGGGGTGGCGGTACGCGACGACAGCGTCGAGGTCGGCGTCGTGGTCCGGTTCGGGCGGCCCCTGCCGGAGATCGCCGCCGAGCTGCGCCGCGGCCTGACCCCGGTCGCCGGGGGCCGTACCGTCCACGTGTCCGTGGAGGACGTGGTCGCGGGACTGCGGGACGGCGCCCGTACGGGTGGTTGAGCAGGCAGCATCGGGTGCTGGACAAGAGGGGGAAGCCATGTGGCCCATCGTCGGACTGTCCTACGGGACGGTACTGGGTCTTGCCGCCGCGTTCGGCGGGTTCACGGCCTTCGCGCTGGTCCTGATCCTGGGGCTCGCGGGGTTCGTCGCCGGTCGGGCGATGGAGGGCGAGATCGACCTCACCGCGATGTTCTCGCGGCGCTCCGCCTGAGATGTGAGGGAGCGGACGTGGCCGGAGTGCGGACCAGTACGGTTCCCCGACAGAGGGAACGCCCGGGCGACGAGGTCGCCCGGGAGCGGAGCGGGGGCGGGGGAGGACGCGACCCCGGCGGCCGCACCGTCATCGAACCCGGTGTGGTCGAGAAGGCGGCCGCGCGTGCGGTCCGCGAGGTCCCCGGCGCCCTCCCCGCCCGGTCGCGCACGGCGCGGGCCCGGGTGAGCGGCGAGGTCGTGCTGCTCAGGCTGAGGGTCGGCGTCCGCTACCCGCACTCGGTGCGCGAGGTCGCCGCACGGGTGCGCGGGCACGTCGGGCGGCGGATCGAGCAGATCACCGGAAAGCGGGTCCACCACATCGACATCGAGATCGCGGAGTTGGTGCGCTGACATGACCACCGTGGAAGAGGTGCTCGGACGCCCCGACCAGGGCGTCGACCGCCGGGCCAGGCGGGTGGCCGTCCACACGTTCCGTCCGCGGCGGTCCTGGCCCGCGGTGATCACGGGCTTCGTGATCCTCCTCGTGGCCGTCGTGGCCGCCGCCGAGGTGATCTCGGCCCTGGCGGGAAGCCCGCTGGGGCTGATCCCGGTCGGCGCGGCCAGCGGGTACGCGGCGACCACGACCTGGTCGATGCCGTCGGTGCAGATCGCCTCGGCGGTCCTGGCGCTGATCGGGCTGGCCCTGATCGTGGCAGCCCTGGCCCCCGGACGGGGGCGCTGGACGGCCCTGCGCACCGACGACCCCGCCCTGGTGGTGGGGCTGACCCGGCCCGCGCTGCGCCGGGCGGTGGCCGCCGCGGCCGAGGGCGTCAGCGGCGTCGACGGCGTGCACGTGACGGTGCGCGGCAACAGGATCCGGGTGCACGCGCGCACCGGGATGCGCGGGTCGGCGGGGCTGCCCGCCGAGGTGACCGCGGCAGTGGAGCGGCGGTTGGAGGAGCTGGCGCCGCTGCGCAGCATGCGGATCGCCACCCACGTGCGGTACGCGGAGGGTTGACCATGGCTGGTGACAGGTCGCGCAGGTCGGCGCGGGGAAACCGGTGGGGGCTGGCGGTCGTGGGGGCGGTGCTGCTCGTCGCCGGGCTGGCGTCGCTGGCCGCCGGGCGCGGCCTGTTCGGCGGGGGAGCGGCCGACAGCGCCCTGCTCGGCCCCGGGGCCCGGGAGGCGCTCGACCAGCAGTGGGTGCCCTACGCGGTGGTCGCGGTGGCCTTCGTCGCCGGTTTCCTGGCCCTGCGCTGGCTGATGTCCCAGGGGCTCAACGACACGGTGGGGCGCCTGGTCCTGGAGCGCGGGGAGCAGGGGCGGGTGGAGATGTCCGAGAACGTGGCCCGCGGGGCCCTGGAGCAGGAGGTCGCCGACTACCCGGGCGTGCGCCGCGCCCGCGCGAGGCTGACCGAGTCCGCCGAGGCGCCGCACCTGCGCCTGGCGCTGACCCTGGACGACGACGCGGACGTGGCCGGGGTGTGGCGGCGGGTGAGCTCGGAGGCGCTGGCGAACCTGCGCCGGGCGCTGGACCTGGAGCAGGTCCCGGCCGTCGTGCGGATGTCGATGACGGCACCTGCCAAGAACCCGCGGCGCAGCCTGGCCTGAGCCGTTGCCGCCGATTGTCGGTGCCTGCTGTTAGCTTCGCCACATGACTCGAACGACTTTCGTGAACCTGCCCGTCAAGAGCGTCGACGCCACCCGGGAGTTCTTCAGCGCGCTGGGCTTCGGCTACGACGAGGCCTTCTCCGACGACAGGGCGCTGTGCATGGTCGTCAGCGACACCTCGCGCGTCCTGTTCCTGTCCGAACCCTTCTTCGCGGAGTTCACGCCCTCGGGGATAGCCGACACCTCCGCGGGCGCGGAGGTGATCACCTGCCTGAGCGCCGACAGCCGTGAGGACGTGGACCGGATCGCCGAGGCCGCCGCCGTGGCCGGGGCGACCCACGCCAGGACCACCGAGCACACCGGCATGTACTCGCGCTCCTTCGCCGACCCCGACGGCCACCTGTGGGAGTTCCTGTACATGGACGCGACCGCCACCATCTCCTGAGCGACGGCGGGCGCGGGCCCCGGGGCCCGCGCCCGCCGGCCGCGTCAGCGCACGGCGTCGCGCTCGTGGCGGATCCGGCCGTCGCGCAGCACGGTGCGCACGCTCGTCTCCGGCGAGGCCAGGACCCCGATGTCGGTGAGCGGGTCGCCGTCGACCACGACGAGGTCGGCCCGCGCCCCGTCGCGCAGGGTTCCGACGACCCCCTCCAGCCCCAGCAGGCGGGCGGCGTTGACGGTGGCGGCGCGCAGCACGTCCGCGGCGGGCTGGACCCGGCCGCGGATGGCGAACTCCTGGCTCTGGCGGTCCTGCATGCCGCCGAGCAGGTCGCTGCCGAAGACCAGGTTCACCCCGGCCTCGTGGGCCATGCGCAGGGCGTCCAGCCCCCGGTCGAGCACGGTGTCCACCTTGGCCTGGCTGGCCGCGGGCAGCCCGTTGGCGGCCCCCTGCCGGGAGAGTTCCTGGTAGGTGACCAGGGTGGGCACCAGGTAGGCGTCGTGCTCCAGGAACAGCTCGATGCTGCTCTCGTCGATGAGGTTGCCGTGCTCGATGCAGCGCACGCCGAGGCGGAGCCCGCGGTTGACGGCGCGGGCGGTGTAGGCGTGGCCGGTCACGTAGCGGTTGGCCGCCTCGGCCTCCTCCACCACGGCCCGGATCTCGTCCTCGGAGGACTGGGTGGAGTCGATGCGGTCGGTGGGGGAGGCGACGCCGCCCGAGAGCATGATCTTGAGGTGGTGGGCTCCGGTGCGCAGCTGCTCGCGGGCCGCGCGGCGGAACTCCACGGGCCCGTCGCAGACGATGCCCGCGCCGGGGCAGCAGGCGTGGGTGTCGTTGCCCTGGCGGCCGGGCGTGCGGAAGTCGCCGTGGCCGCCGGTCTGCGACAGCGCCTTGCCGCCGAACATGAGCCGGGGGCCGTCGACGAGCCCCTCCTCGACCGCCCTGGCCAGCCCCCAGTCGCCCCCGGCGACGTCGCGGACGGTGGTGAAGCCGCGCCTGAGCATGTCGCCCAGGGACCGTCCCGCGTAGCTGGCGATGTAGGCGGGCGACTGGTCCATCGCGGCGCCGAGGTCGGCGCTGAAGGCGGTCGGGTGCACGTGGGCGTCGATCAGGCCCGGCATGAGGGTGGCCCCCGCCACGTCCACGGTCGGCACCCGCGGTCCCACCTCGGGCGGGGTTCCCCGGCCGCTGCCCGCGACGAGGCCGTCCCGCACCAGGAGCCAGGAGCCGGGGGTCCTCGTGCCCGCCTCGGGGTCGAGCAGCCCGGCGCCCGTGAAGAGGATGTGCGGTTCTGACTGGCGGGTCATGGATACCTCCGTCGGGGTTCGCGTTGTTGCAATATATGTTGCACCACGGGGAGGGGGCCACCCCGAGGGGGTGGTATCGCTTGGGGTGCGGCGCGGTCCGGGGCGCCGGGACGGAGGGGTGATGGCGGACTGGATCGAGGCAGCGCTCGGCGGCGGACGCCTGGGCCGCGCGGCCGAGCGCGTGGTCAGGGTGCTGCGGGACGAGCCGAGGTTCGCCTCCTACGCGAGCACCGCCGAGCTCGCCGAGCGGGCCGGGGTCAACGTCGCCACGGTCGTGCGGGCCGCGCAGGCCCTGGGGTTCACCGGCTGGCCCGCCCTGCGCGTCGAACTGCGCTCGCGCTACCTGGCCTCGCTCAGCGCCGGAGAGGTCCTGGCAGAACACGCCGGGTCCGACGCCGACCCCGTGCGCGAGGCCTTCCGCGCCGACCGCGAGGGGCTGCGCGACCTGGAGCGGACCCTGGACCCCGCCCGGGTGCGCGCCCTGGCGGGCGCGGTGCACGGGGCGCGCCGGACGCGGGTGGTGGGTTCGGGCACCTTCGCGGCGCCGGGCGTGCAGCTCGCGCACGCCGCGGGGATCATGGGCTACGACGTGGAGCGCCTGGAGCTGGGCGGAACCGGCCTGGTCAGCGCGCTGGCGCGGATGGGCCCCGGCGACCTGTTGCTGGCGTGCGACCTGTGGCGGCTCCCGGTCGCGCTGCGCTCGGCGGCGCGGGTGGCCCGTGAGCGGTCGGTGCCGGTCGCGGTGATCACCGACCGCAGGGACTCCCCGCTGGCGGAGGGGGCGGCGCACGTGCTGCTGGTGCCCAGCGAGGGTGTGGGCATGTTCCCCTCGCTCACCCCGGTGATGGCGGTCGTCCACGCGGTGCTGGCCGAGCTGGCCCGCCTCGGCGGGGACGAGGTGCTGGCCGCGGTGCGCGACACGGAGCGGCTCTGGGAGAGCACGGAGCTCTTCTGAGCGACGCCGGGGGGAACGACCTGGGAAGACGCGGTGACACGACTGTGACGTGATCAGGGTCACGTTCGCTGCAATAAGTGTTGCATTTCACGCGGCGGGGCTGCTTACATGGCCCGGTCGGGCCGCCCCGCGGGCGGTCCCTCCTGTGCACGTCCCCCGAACCCAACCTCGCCGCGAAGGTGGCCCATGCAGACGACCCATCTCGTGATCCTCGCCGTGTACATCCTGGCCATGATCGGGATCGCCCTCTACTTCGTGCGCTCGGGCAGGCTGCGCGGCGGTGACGACTTCCTGTTCGCCGGACGCAGCCTCCCCCGCCCGGTCATGATCGCCACCATGCTGGTCACCTGGGTCGGCTCGGGCACCATCATCGGCGGCGCCAACTTCGCCTACACCTACGGCCCGACGGCCGGGATGGTCTTCTTCGCGGGGACGCCGCTGGGCATCCTGGTCCTGCTCCTGGCGGCCCGCCGGATCCGCCGGGCGTCCCGGCACACCATCCCCGAACTGCTGGAGGTGCGCTTCGGCATCGGGGTGCGCACCGTCGCCGCCGTGGTCACCACCATCGCCTTCCTGGGGCTGACCGCCTCGCAGTTCGTCGGCGGCGGATACGTCGTCAGCCTGGTCACGCCGCTGTCCGCCACTCAGGGCACCGTGCTCATCGCGGTCGTCGTGACGCTGCTGACCGTCACCGGAGGCCTGTTCTCGGTCGCCTACACCGACTTCGTCTCGGCCATCCTCATCCTGCTCAGCCTGTTCGTGTCGGTGCCGTTGGTGTTCGCCGCGATCGGCGGCCCCGGCGCCTACTGGGACGGCCTTCCCGAGCAGGCGACCACCTTCAGCGGCGGACTCACCGCCCTGCAGCTGCTCGGCTACTTCCTGCCGCTCTTCCTGCTCCTGCTCGCCGACCAGAACATGTACCAGCGCCTGGCCGCGGCCAAGGACGAGCGCGAGGCGCGCTCCTCCACCCTGGGCATGTTCGTGGGCAGCTTCTTCGTCTTCGTGCCCGTCGTGCTGCTCGCCACCTGCGCCGCCATCCTCATGCCCGGCATCAACGGCGACATGGCGGTGCTGAGCCTGGCCTCCGAGGGCTACCTCCCGGTGGTGCTGGGCGGTCTGATCCTGGCCGGGGCGGTCGCCTTCGTCATCACGACCGGGTCCTCGTACATGCTCTCCTGCGCCTCCAACGTCGCCTACGACCTGTACGCCCGCTTCGCCGGGGACGGTGTGGACGAGC is drawn from Nocardiopsis dassonvillei subsp. dassonvillei DSM 43111 and contains these coding sequences:
- a CDS encoding amino acid deaminase/aldolase, giving the protein MTSLRETYESATRGLEAPFALVDLAALRSNAADLTRRAHGRPIRIASKSVRSRELLRTVLALPGYAGVMAFTLPEALWLATGDRPLSDDVLVAYPTVDRQALARLVRDPRAARAITLMVDDTAHLDLIGAAVADAAESRGPDAPPVRVCLDVDTSWQPVGPRLRVGTYRSPVRTPAQAAAFARAVAARPGLELDGIMAYEGQIAGVGDAPPGRPLYGRLLRAVQRRSAVELAKRRAAIVHAVREVADLRFVNGGGTGSLHTTGRERAVTELAAGSGLYHPHLFDHYRSFGGRPAALFALPVVRRPGPGVATALGGGYPASGPVNAHRAPLPHLPAGLSYSVNEGAGEVQTPLLGAAADGLSVGDRVWMRHAKAGELCERFDTLHLVDSDTGEYAGAVPTYRGEGQTFL
- the purU gene encoding formyltetrahydrofolate deformylase; translation: MSEREYVLTLSCPDSRGIVAAVANLLSDHGCNITESQQYGDHYTGRFFLRMQFVAERGGDGVVGEDVLRGAFAALAGDFGGRGGDAFVEWTLNPRDVRPRMIVMVSKFGHCLNDLLYRQRSGLLDADIAAVVSNHPDLEFLADSYGVDFHHLPVTAGSKKEQEARLLELVDSYDVDLVVLARYMQVLSEQLCAKMSGRIINIHHSFLPSFKGARPYHQAHARGVKLIGATAHYVTADLDEGPIIEQEVSRVDHTHSPEQLTAIGRDLESVALARAVNWHAQRRVLLNGDKTVIFG
- a CDS encoding Asp23/Gls24 family envelope stress response protein, with the protein product MRTETKVPGARESGRTSRGDSSRDEGGRTQIADGVVAKIAGMAAREIGGVHAMGGGTARAVGAVRDVVTRGGDSGSVARGVSVEVGERQAAVDIDLVVEYGAAIQDLAAAVRRNVTSAVERMTGLEVTEINIRVDDIHLPDDDRGEDDGESAPRVQ
- a CDS encoding Asp23/Gls24 family envelope stress response protein, with translation MAGVRTSTVPRQRERPGDEVARERSGGGGGRDPGGRTVIEPGVVEKAAARAVREVPGALPARSRTARARVSGEVVLLRLRVGVRYPHSVREVAARVRGHVGRRIEQITGKRVHHIDIEIAELVR
- a CDS encoding DUF6286 domain-containing protein, producing MTTVEEVLGRPDQGVDRRARRVAVHTFRPRRSWPAVITGFVILLVAVVAAAEVISALAGSPLGLIPVGAASGYAATTTWSMPSVQIASAVLALIGLALIVAALAPGRGRWTALRTDDPALVVGLTRPALRRAVAAAAEGVSGVDGVHVTVRGNRIRVHARTGMRGSAGLPAEVTAAVERRLEELAPLRSMRIATHVRYAEG
- a CDS encoding alkaline shock response membrane anchor protein AmaP, coding for MAGDRSRRSARGNRWGLAVVGAVLLVAGLASLAAGRGLFGGGAADSALLGPGAREALDQQWVPYAVVAVAFVAGFLALRWLMSQGLNDTVGRLVLERGEQGRVEMSENVARGALEQEVADYPGVRRARARLTESAEAPHLRLALTLDDDADVAGVWRRVSSEALANLRRALDLEQVPAVVRMSMTAPAKNPRRSLA
- a CDS encoding VOC family protein, yielding MTRTTFVNLPVKSVDATREFFSALGFGYDEAFSDDRALCMVVSDTSRVLFLSEPFFAEFTPSGIADTSAGAEVITCLSADSREDVDRIAEAAAVAGATHARTTEHTGMYSRSFADPDGHLWEFLYMDATATIS
- a CDS encoding metal-dependent hydrolase family protein, encoding MTRQSEPHILFTGAGLLDPEAGTRTPGSWLLVRDGLVAGSGRGTPPEVGPRVPTVDVAGATLMPGLIDAHVHPTAFSADLGAAMDQSPAYIASYAGRSLGDMLRRGFTTVRDVAGGDWGLARAVEEGLVDGPRLMFGGKALSQTGGHGDFRTPGRQGNDTHACCPGAGIVCDGPVEFRRAAREQLRTGAHHLKIMLSGGVASPTDRIDSTQSSEDEIRAVVEEAEAANRYVTGHAYTARAVNRGLRLGVRCIEHGNLIDESSIELFLEHDAYLVPTLVTYQELSRQGAANGLPAASQAKVDTVLDRGLDALRMAHEAGVNLVFGSDLLGGMQDRQSQEFAIRGRVQPAADVLRAATVNAARLLGLEGVVGTLRDGARADLVVVDGDPLTDIGVLASPETSVRTVLRDGRIRHERDAVR
- a CDS encoding MurR/RpiR family transcriptional regulator, which encodes MADWIEAALGGGRLGRAAERVVRVLRDEPRFASYASTAELAERAGVNVATVVRAAQALGFTGWPALRVELRSRYLASLSAGEVLAEHAGSDADPVREAFRADREGLRDLERTLDPARVRALAGAVHGARRTRVVGSGTFAAPGVQLAHAAGIMGYDVERLELGGTGLVSALARMGPGDLLLACDLWRLPVALRSAARVARERSVPVAVITDRRDSPLAEGAAHVLLVPSEGVGMFPSLTPVMAVVHAVLAELARLGGDEVLAAVRDTERLWESTELF
- a CDS encoding sodium:solute symporter family protein, whose product is MQTTHLVILAVYILAMIGIALYFVRSGRLRGGDDFLFAGRSLPRPVMIATMLVTWVGSGTIIGGANFAYTYGPTAGMVFFAGTPLGILVLLLAARRIRRASRHTIPELLEVRFGIGVRTVAAVVTTIAFLGLTASQFVGGGYVVSLVTPLSATQGTVLIAVVVTLLTVTGGLFSVAYTDFVSAILILLSLFVSVPLVFAAIGGPGAYWDGLPEQATTFSGGLTALQLLGYFLPLFLLLLADQNMYQRLAAAKDEREARSSTLGMFVGSFFVFVPVVLLATCAAILMPGINGDMAVLSLASEGYLPVVLGGLILAGAVAFVITTGSSYMLSCASNVAYDLYARFAGDGVDERRKLVVQRLSVLGIALAGLALSLFFPTVLELQMYSYTVYGAAITPVVLSVLFWKRATTAGAVAALVVGAATTIGWQIAGTPGGLNAVIVALPAALVALVVASLVTKAPDPARVAAAEEPAPTGTDA